One Chryseobacterium sp. StRB126 genomic region harbors:
- a CDS encoding bacteriocin, with amino-acid sequence MKNHFLQSGKRLNKKELKTITGGLLNCMEPVLCPTPYEPCESPYPNGCTIISPVCGQKECRPAPITIE; translated from the coding sequence ATGAAAAATCATTTTTTACAGTCTGGTAAAAGACTGAACAAAAAAGAACTGAAAACCATTACTGGTGGATTATTAAACTGTATGGAGCCTGTGCTTTGCCCAACTCCTTATGAACCATGTGAATCTCCATATCCCAACGGCTGTACCATTATTTCTCCTGTATGCGGACAAAAAGAATGCAGACCAGCACCCATCACTATAGAGTAA
- a CDS encoding bacteriocin: MNKGKKLNKKELKTITGGSFSCIDEKGRCKITGTGCAERACWYAPEPRLD, translated from the coding sequence ATGAATAAAGGAAAAAAACTGAATAAGAAAGAATTGAAAACCATTACTGGCGGATCATTCTCTTGCATAGACGAAAAAGGCCGATGCAAAATAACAGGAACAGGATGTGCTGAAAGAGCATGCTGGTATGCTCCTGAACCTCGATTGGATTAA
- a CDS encoding DNA topoisomerase IV subunit B gives MSQEINPTYSEENIRTLDWQEHIRLRPGMYIGKLGDGASADDGIYILLKEILDNSIDEFRMRSGKRIEIKLDDGKVTIRDFGRGIPLGKMVDAVSKMNTGGKYDSKAFKKSVGLNGVGTKAVNALSEYFRVRSFRDGMMKAAEFSRGMIKENFDEKETSDRNGTEISFIPDGEIFLHFKYRKEYIERMLRNYAYLNPGLKILFNGETYFSENGLKDLLEEELESDILYPIVHLKDEDIEVAITHSDKSQTETYFSFVNGQNTTQGGTHLNAFREAYVKTIREFFNKSFDASDIRKSIIAAISINVEEPVFESQTKTKLGSNDMGPNGPTVRTFIIDFLKSKLDNFLHKNPEIAEGIQRKILISERERKELSGIQKLARERAKKVSLHNKKLRDCRQHYNDQKAERKGDTQIFITEGDSASGSITKSRDVETQAVFSLKGKPLNCYGLTKKVVYENEEFNLLQAALNIEESLEDLRYNQVIIATDADVDGMHIRLLMITFFLQFFPDLIKNNHLYILQTPLFRVRNKKETRYCYSEAERVKALNDLGKNPEITRFKGLGEISPDEFKHFIGKDIRLEPVVIGKDQTIDQLLEFYMGKNTPDRQTFILENLVVEDDTDIDKKHILNEVSGQ, from the coding sequence ATGTCACAAGAAATAAATCCAACCTACTCCGAAGAGAATATTAGAACCCTCGATTGGCAGGAACATATCCGTCTGCGTCCCGGCATGTACATCGGGAAGCTAGGGGACGGGGCCTCTGCCGATGATGGTATTTACATTTTGCTTAAAGAAATCCTGGATAACTCCATTGATGAGTTTAGGATGAGATCCGGAAAAAGAATTGAAATAAAGCTGGATGACGGCAAGGTTACTATTCGTGACTTTGGTCGTGGAATTCCGCTGGGAAAAATGGTTGATGCCGTTTCCAAAATGAATACCGGAGGTAAGTACGACAGTAAGGCGTTTAAGAAATCTGTCGGATTGAACGGGGTGGGTACAAAAGCTGTAAATGCCCTTTCAGAATATTTCAGAGTACGTTCTTTCCGTGATGGAATGATGAAAGCGGCAGAGTTTTCCCGTGGTATGATCAAAGAAAACTTTGATGAAAAAGAAACTTCAGACAGAAACGGAACTGAAATTTCATTTATTCCCGATGGTGAAATCTTCCTGCATTTCAAGTATAGAAAAGAGTATATCGAAAGAATGCTCCGCAACTATGCATACCTGAACCCGGGACTGAAAATATTATTCAATGGCGAAACCTATTTTTCTGAAAATGGTCTTAAAGATCTTTTGGAAGAAGAACTGGAAAGCGATATTCTGTATCCGATCGTTCATTTAAAGGATGAAGATATTGAAGTTGCCATTACCCATTCTGATAAATCACAGACGGAAACGTATTTTTCATTCGTTAACGGACAGAATACTACACAGGGTGGTACTCACCTTAATGCTTTTCGGGAAGCATATGTGAAAACAATCCGTGAGTTTTTTAATAAAAGTTTTGATGCTTCTGATATCAGAAAATCAATCATTGCAGCCATTTCCATCAATGTGGAAGAACCGGTTTTCGAATCTCAGACCAAAACAAAGCTGGGATCTAATGATATGGGACCTAACGGGCCAACCGTAAGAACCTTTATTATTGATTTTCTAAAAAGTAAGCTGGATAATTTCCTGCATAAAAATCCTGAAATAGCAGAGGGAATTCAAAGGAAGATTCTGATCTCTGAGAGAGAGAGAAAAGAGCTTTCAGGAATCCAGAAGCTGGCAAGAGAAAGAGCTAAAAAAGTATCACTTCATAACAAAAAACTGCGTGACTGCAGACAGCATTATAACGATCAAAAAGCTGAAAGAAAAGGAGATACACAGATCTTTATTACCGAGGGAGATTCCGCATCCGGATCAATCACGAAGTCAAGAGATGTAGAAACACAAGCGGTATTCTCATTAAAAGGAAAACCTCTGAACTGCTACGGATTGACGAAGAAAGTGGTGTACGAAAATGAAGAATTTAATCTCCTTCAGGCTGCTTTAAATATTGAAGAAAGTTTGGAAGACCTGAGATACAATCAGGTAATTATTGCAACCGATGCCGATGTGGATGGAATGCACATCCGTCTGTTGATGATTACATTCTTCCTGCAGTTCTTCCCGGATCTGATTAAAAATAATCACCTTTATATCCTTCAGACCCCATTATTCAGGGTTAGAAATAAAAAAGAAACAAGATATTGCTACTCAGAAGCAGAAAGAGTAAAAGCCTTGAATGATTTAGGAAAAAATCCTGAAATTACCCGATTCAAAGGTTTGGGAGAGATTTCTCCTGATGAATTTAAGCATTTCATAGGAAAAGATATCCGTTTAGAACCGGTAGTAATAGGAAAAGATCAGACGATAGACCAGTTACTGGAATTTTATATGGGGAAAAATACACCGGACAGACAGACTTTCATTCTTGAGAACCTAGTAGTGGAAGATGATACTGACATAGATAAAAAACACATTCTTAATGAAGTAAGCGGCCAATAA
- a CDS encoding glycoside hydrolase family 10 protein: MKMSKLKLIVLLGVLASYSTSCSTQNNVTKTPPAKNTTKPNTGNTTTQPKPPVAVKPTTGTSTEETFRTTLPEIKREFRGAWIASVANINWPSKNNLTVEQQKAEAISMLDMLKDNNFNAAIFQIRPSADALYTSNIEPWSYFLTGETGTAPYPSYDPLLFWIEEAHKRGLELHVWLNPYRAHHTNGGTVNRMSMANRMSDLVVRLKNGMYWFDPANPKTQDHVSNVVKDIVKRYDIDAIHFDDYFYPYATYNKGADFPDYTTWSAYQKSGGTLSREDWRRDNVNKFVERIYKEIHAEKNNVRFGISPFGIWKPGYPAGIVGSSQFDELYADAKLWLNKGWVDYFSPQLYWPIDSKGQSFEALLNWWQSENTMKRHLWPGLNTVEIKTYDRPTEIKNQIEISRQILKNDAGEIHWSIAGLTKNPGMLPTLKNGPYSEKALVPKSPWIKTVPLQAPTLFINDNGSFAQTRWSAKNASEVFQWVLFTQYDGVWQTEILPLDTLFKDIPKFKNGKKLNGVAIKAIDRLGNESDYMAKKIK, encoded by the coding sequence ATGAAAATGAGTAAACTAAAACTTATCGTTTTATTGGGAGTTCTTGCGTCTTACAGCACCTCATGTTCTACTCAGAACAATGTTACGAAGACTCCTCCTGCTAAAAATACAACAAAACCTAATACCGGCAATACTACAACCCAGCCAAAACCTCCTGTGGCAGTAAAGCCTACAACAGGAACTTCAACGGAAGAAACGTTCAGAACCACTCTTCCTGAAATCAAAAGAGAGTTTCGTGGCGCATGGATTGCCAGCGTTGCCAATATCAACTGGCCGTCAAAAAACAACCTTACTGTAGAGCAGCAGAAAGCTGAAGCCATCAGTATGCTGGATATGCTGAAAGATAATAACTTCAATGCCGCTATTTTTCAGATAAGACCTTCTGCAGATGCTTTATATACAAGTAATATTGAACCTTGGTCTTACTTCTTGACCGGAGAAACAGGGACGGCTCCTTATCCAAGCTATGATCCATTGTTATTCTGGATCGAAGAAGCTCACAAAAGAGGATTGGAATTACATGTTTGGTTAAATCCTTATCGTGCTCATCATACGAACGGTGGTACGGTGAATAGGATGTCTATGGCCAACAGAATGTCTGACCTTGTAGTGAGATTAAAAAACGGGATGTATTGGTTTGATCCGGCTAACCCGAAAACACAGGATCATGTATCCAACGTAGTAAAGGATATTGTGAAAAGATATGATATTGATGCTATTCATTTTGATGATTATTTCTATCCATACGCTACTTACAACAAAGGAGCAGATTTCCCGGATTATACAACATGGAGCGCTTATCAAAAAAGTGGAGGAACCTTATCAAGAGAAGACTGGAGAAGAGATAACGTCAATAAATTTGTAGAGCGAATCTATAAAGAGATTCATGCAGAAAAAAATAATGTAAGATTTGGAATCAGCCCATTTGGAATCTGGAAACCGGGATATCCGGCAGGGATTGTAGGATCTTCACAATTTGATGAGCTATATGCAGATGCTAAATTATGGTTAAATAAAGGTTGGGTAGACTATTTTTCCCCACAGTTGTATTGGCCCATCGATTCAAAAGGGCAGAGCTTCGAAGCCTTGTTAAACTGGTGGCAGTCAGAAAATACAATGAAACGTCACTTATGGCCAGGTTTGAATACGGTTGAGATTAAAACTTATGATCGTCCAACAGAAATCAAGAACCAAATTGAGATTTCCAGACAAATATTAAAGAATGATGCAGGTGAAATTCACTGGAGCATTGCGGGATTAACTAAAAATCCGGGAATGCTTCCGACGCTGAAAAATGGTCCATACAGCGAAAAAGCATTAGTCCCTAAATCACCTTGGATTAAAACAGTTCCATTGCAGGCACCAACATTATTTATTAATGATAATGGGAGTTTTGCACAGACAAGATGGAGTGCAAAAAATGCATCAGAAGTTTTCCAGTGGGTGCTTTTTACTCAGTATGACGGAGTATGGCAAACAGAAATCTTACCATTAGATACACTTTTCAAAGATATTCCTAAATTCAAAAATGGTAAAAAACTGAATGGAGTAGCCATTAAAGCGATCGACAGACTAGGAAACGAAAGTGATTATATGGCTAAAAAAATCAAATAA
- a CDS encoding DUF2867 domain-containing protein yields the protein MKIKKIEFPAKSILAQGKEKFDYADSFAGGLVGNGQNFDITQIGKAFFTSGPTWGKKMFAFRNKMVGLFGLKTGAETDPIKEADNFSCEVGESVGIFKVFNKTSNEIVLGEDDKHLDFRVSLLFDKNQGGQDENSLTISTTVKFHNWLGVLYFLPVRPFHKLIVPAMLKNIIGKLEGTQQ from the coding sequence ATGAAAATTAAGAAGATTGAGTTTCCGGCAAAATCCATTTTGGCGCAGGGAAAAGAAAAGTTTGATTATGCAGATAGCTTTGCAGGCGGACTGGTAGGAAATGGGCAGAATTTCGATATTACTCAAATCGGTAAAGCTTTTTTTACAAGCGGACCCACATGGGGGAAAAAAATGTTTGCTTTCAGAAACAAGATGGTGGGATTGTTCGGTTTAAAAACAGGAGCAGAGACCGATCCTATAAAAGAAGCCGACAATTTTAGCTGTGAAGTAGGGGAGAGCGTAGGTATTTTTAAGGTTTTTAATAAAACCAGTAATGAGATTGTTCTTGGTGAGGATGATAAACACCTGGACTTCAGGGTTTCCCTTTTATTTGATAAAAACCAGGGTGGGCAGGATGAAAATTCTTTAACGATTTCCACTACGGTTAAGTTCCATAACTGGCTGGGAGTATTATACTTTTTACCGGTACGTCCTTTTCATAAACTCATTGTTCCGGCAATGCTGAAAAATATAATAGGCAAACTGGAAGGTACTCAACAGTAA
- a CDS encoding ferritin, which yields MNTNRLSANVEKALSDQMNKEIHASHVFLSYGIWADDKGYQGIANFLYRHAQEERNHSIKFMEYILNRGGKPKVDAIPKPPADPKTLTACFEGVFKHEVDNTTAIYKIVDLSMAEKDWATWNFMQWFVQEQIEEETLAQNLIDKLKIAGGDRATDESLFTLDKTLQEAPNDVPLAQNATGNNP from the coding sequence ATGAATACTAACAGACTTTCCGCAAATGTGGAAAAAGCACTTAGTGATCAGATGAATAAGGAGATTCATGCATCACACGTTTTTCTATCGTATGGAATTTGGGCCGATGACAAAGGTTATCAGGGTATAGCCAATTTTCTTTATCGACACGCTCAGGAAGAAAGAAACCATTCGATCAAATTCATGGAATACATTTTAAACAGAGGTGGAAAACCTAAAGTAGATGCTATTCCGAAGCCTCCGGCTGATCCTAAAACATTGACAGCTTGTTTTGAAGGTGTTTTCAAACATGAAGTAGACAACACAACCGCTATTTACAAAATCGTAGATCTTTCCATGGCGGAAAAAGACTGGGCCACATGGAATTTTATGCAGTGGTTTGTACAGGAACAGATTGAAGAAGAAACATTAGCTCAGAACCTGATTGATAAATTAAAAATTGCAGGCGGTGATAGAGCTACAGACGAGTCTTTATTTACTTTAGATAAAACTTTACAGGAAGCACCGAACGATGTACCATTGGCTCAGAACGCCACAGGAAATAATCCGTAA
- a CDS encoding bacteriocin, with amino-acid sequence MKNQTSLKAKKLSKKELKTIAGGLLNCMPAQEICLPHMEPCHSNVDENGCAMISPYCGQKICRP; translated from the coding sequence ATGAAAAATCAAACATCTCTAAAAGCAAAGAAACTAAGCAAAAAAGAATTAAAAACCATTGCAGGAGGTCTCCTGAACTGTATGCCTGCTCAGGAGATCTGCCTTCCGCATATGGAGCCATGTCATTCAAATGTTGATGAGAACGGCTGTGCTATGATTTCTCCTTATTGTGGACAAAAAATATGCAGACCTTAA
- a CDS encoding SDR family NAD(P)-dependent oxidoreductase, which produces METKTKIALVTGGNRGLGKNSALKIAEKGLDVIITYRSNKEEAEAVVHEIKAMGRNAAAFQLDTKDRKSFDAFVEKVTSHLKEATGNSRIDYLVNNAGTALYSPITEVTEEQMDDMIDIHFKGVFFLTQKLLPFINDGGGIINISSGLARFATPGSSVYGSIKAGVEMLTKYMAKELGSRKIRANVIAPGAIETDFGGGRVRDNKEINEMVAGATALGRVGLPDDIGGVVAFLCTDAAGWINGQRIEASGGMFL; this is translated from the coding sequence ATGGAAACAAAGACAAAAATAGCATTAGTAACCGGAGGCAACAGAGGTTTGGGTAAAAATTCAGCCCTTAAGATCGCTGAAAAAGGACTGGATGTTATCATTACGTATAGAAGTAATAAAGAAGAAGCTGAAGCTGTAGTTCACGAAATCAAGGCAATGGGCAGAAACGCTGCAGCATTTCAGTTGGATACAAAAGACCGTAAAAGTTTTGATGCATTTGTGGAAAAAGTTACCAGCCATCTGAAAGAGGCTACGGGAAATTCACGCATTGATTATCTTGTCAATAATGCAGGAACAGCTTTATATTCGCCCATTACAGAAGTTACAGAAGAGCAGATGGATGATATGATAGACATTCATTTCAAAGGTGTGTTTTTCTTAACTCAAAAACTATTGCCTTTCATTAATGATGGTGGAGGAATTATCAATATTTCTTCAGGATTGGCAAGGTTTGCAACACCTGGCTCTTCAGTCTACGGATCAATAAAAGCAGGAGTGGAAATGCTTACAAAATACATGGCCAAAGAATTGGGATCCCGAAAAATAAGAGCCAATGTGATCGCTCCGGGAGCCATTGAAACAGATTTCGGTGGTGGAAGAGTAAGAGATAATAAAGAGATCAATGAAATGGTGGCTGGTGCTACAGCTTTGGGAAGAGTAGGACTTCCTGATGATATCGGTGGAGTAGTTGCTTTCCTTTGTACTGACGCCGCCGGATGGATCAACGGACAACGAATTGAAGCTTCAGGAGGAATGTTTTTATAA
- a CDS encoding bacteriocin: protein MENQNLNNGKKLNKKELRSITGGLLQCIDPATGFCTTIGAKCFERRCQIIIHPPLD, encoded by the coding sequence ATGGAAAATCAAAACCTAAACAACGGCAAAAAGCTGAACAAAAAAGAATTACGATCAATCACTGGCGGACTACTGCAATGTATTGATCCTGCAACAGGTTTCTGCACCACTATTGGCGCAAAATGCTTTGAAAGAAGATGTCAAATCATCATTCATCCGCCATTGGATTAA
- a CDS encoding methionine aminotransferase produces MIQLPLSKLSNVGTTIFSQMTQLANENEAINLSQGFPDFMPDSELLNNVDHFVKKGFNQYAPLGGMMGLKEEIARKIENSHQAVYHPDTEITVTAGGTQAIFTTIAAFIKKDDEVIIFEPAYDCYEPTVELFGGIVKRFEMKAPDYQIDWTAVKGLISDNTKMIILNNPNNPSGKILKEEDIKELIELVKGTSILILSDEVYENIVFDGKQHLSICKYSELRERSLLVASFGKLFHVTGWKIGYCAAPKALTDEFRKVHQFNVFCVNTPIQLALAEYMKNDDHYLHLNQFFQEKRDFLRKGLSGTSFELLDCEGTYFQAVKYSKISDKNDFDFASELTINHKVASVPFSSFYKNKINENVIRLCFAKKQETLERAIENLSKI; encoded by the coding sequence ATGATACAACTTCCTTTATCGAAACTTTCCAATGTGGGAACTACTATTTTCAGCCAAATGACACAGCTTGCCAATGAAAATGAAGCGATTAATCTTTCTCAAGGATTTCCTGATTTTATGCCGGATTCCGAATTATTAAATAATGTAGATCACTTTGTGAAAAAAGGTTTTAATCAATACGCACCCTTGGGCGGAATGATGGGCTTAAAGGAAGAAATTGCAAGAAAAATTGAAAACAGCCATCAGGCTGTATATCATCCTGATACGGAAATAACGGTTACCGCAGGAGGAACCCAAGCTATTTTCACTACTATTGCTGCTTTTATCAAAAAAGATGATGAAGTGATTATTTTTGAACCAGCCTACGATTGTTATGAGCCTACCGTTGAACTTTTCGGAGGTATTGTAAAACGCTTTGAAATGAAAGCTCCGGATTATCAAATCGACTGGACCGCTGTAAAAGGTCTGATAAGCGATAATACCAAAATGATCATTCTTAATAATCCCAACAATCCATCAGGGAAAATATTAAAAGAAGAGGATATTAAAGAACTGATTGAATTGGTAAAAGGGACTTCGATTCTTATTTTAAGTGATGAAGTATATGAAAATATTGTTTTTGATGGAAAACAGCATTTAAGCATCTGTAAATATTCTGAACTCAGGGAAAGAAGTCTTCTTGTGGCTTCATTTGGAAAGCTTTTTCATGTTACAGGCTGGAAAATAGGATATTGTGCAGCTCCCAAAGCTTTAACAGATGAGTTCAGAAAGGTGCATCAATTCAATGTTTTTTGTGTGAATACTCCTATTCAGCTTGCTTTGGCAGAGTATATGAAAAATGATGACCATTATCTTCATCTGAATCAATTCTTTCAGGAGAAAAGAGATTTTCTGAGAAAAGGACTTTCCGGAACGTCCTTTGAGCTCCTGGATTGTGAAGGAACGTATTTCCAGGCAGTAAAATACTCTAAGATTTCGGATAAAAATGATTTTGATTTCGCTAGTGAACTGACGATTAATCATAAAGTAGCGAGTGTTCCGTTCTCATCATTTTACAAAAACAAGATCAATGAAAATGTCATCAGATTGTGTTTTGCCAAGAAGCAGGAAACATTGGAGAGAGCCATTGAAAATCTTTCAAAAATATAA
- the ychF gene encoding redox-regulated ATPase YchF: MKCGIVGLPNVGKSTLFNCLSNAKAQSANYPFCTIEPNLGTVSVPDQRLFELEKIVKPERVLPAVVEIVDIAGLVKGASKGEGLGNQFLANIRECEAIIHVLRCFDNGNIIHVEGSVDPLRDKEIIDIELQLKDLETVGKAVEKAKKFIKSGKKEDLLTYETLQNLQKFLEDGKNAREFAMDDFAKSVIGEVQLLTNKPVLYVCNVDENSIKNGNDWIGKIEEMAKNEGAEVVVLAAQIEADINELETFEEREIFLEELGLTEPGVNRLIRKAYDLLKLQTYFTAGVKEVRAWTIGQGWTAPQAAGVIHTDFEKGFIRAEVIKYNDYMTYGSEVKVKEAGKLSVEGKEYIVQDGDIMHFRFNV, translated from the coding sequence ATGAAATGTGGAATTGTAGGCCTACCGAATGTAGGTAAATCAACACTTTTTAACTGTCTGAGCAACGCAAAAGCTCAATCAGCGAACTATCCTTTCTGTACTATTGAACCGAACCTGGGAACAGTTTCAGTACCGGATCAGAGATTATTTGAACTGGAGAAAATCGTAAAGCCTGAGAGAGTTTTACCAGCTGTAGTTGAGATCGTTGATATTGCAGGTCTTGTAAAAGGTGCCAGCAAAGGAGAAGGATTGGGGAACCAGTTCCTTGCAAATATCCGTGAGTGTGAAGCAATCATCCACGTTTTAAGATGTTTTGATAACGGAAATATCATTCACGTAGAAGGTTCAGTAGATCCGTTAAGAGATAAAGAAATTATTGATATCGAACTTCAATTGAAAGACCTTGAAACAGTAGGAAAAGCAGTTGAAAAAGCTAAAAAATTCATCAAATCCGGTAAGAAAGAAGATCTTCTTACTTATGAAACGCTTCAGAACTTACAAAAGTTCCTTGAAGATGGAAAAAATGCAAGAGAATTTGCAATGGATGACTTTGCAAAATCAGTTATTGGTGAAGTTCAGCTTCTAACGAACAAACCGGTACTTTACGTTTGTAACGTAGATGAAAACTCTATTAAAAACGGAAACGACTGGATTGGAAAGATTGAAGAAATGGCTAAAAATGAAGGCGCTGAAGTTGTAGTTTTAGCTGCTCAGATTGAAGCAGACATCAATGAACTTGAAACTTTCGAAGAAAGAGAAATTTTCCTTGAAGAACTGGGACTTACAGAACCGGGAGTAAACCGTTTGATTAGAAAAGCTTATGATCTTTTAAAACTTCAGACGTATTTCACTGCGGGAGTTAAAGAAGTAAGAGCCTGGACTATCGGACAAGGATGGACGGCTCCTCAGGCAGCTGGAGTAATCCACACAGACTTTGAAAAAGGATTCATTCGTGCAGAAGTAATCAAGTATAATGATTATATGACGTACGGTTCAGAAGTAAAAGTAAAAGAAGCCGGAAAACTTTCTGTAGAAGGTAAAGAATATATTGTACAGGATGGTGACATCATGCACTTTAGATTCAACGTATAA
- a CDS encoding bacteriocin, translating into MKNQNLNNGKKLNKKELKSITGGLRQCIDPMTGQCRIFGLGCAELQCRPVLEP; encoded by the coding sequence ATGAAAAATCAAAACTTGAACAACGGCAAAAAGCTCAATAAAAAAGAATTAAAAAGCATTACCGGAGGATTACGACAGTGTATAGATCCTATGACTGGCCAATGCAGAATTTTTGGGCTGGGATGCGCTGAACTACAGTGCAGACCTGTGCTAGAACCATAA
- a CDS encoding helix-turn-helix domain-containing protein gives MEKIAHSSLEDFYREMTAKLGKSLEDIFPKGLHKDLGHFNVFDIAQTIERIKTTSEMPYNRRKYYKISLIRGKNRAEYADKIISIEKNALLFATPKVPYHWIPEDAQQSGSFCVFTDDFFMKETSYNTLENLPIFQPGAIPVFEIDDELADEIELLFKKVKNEIDSDYLFKYDLIRNYVWELIHYGQKLQPATKISITKDASMRVVSLFIELLERQFPIESIEQRLQLRTANDYAERLSVHVNYLNKRLKESTGKTTTEFIGDRIIQEAKILLRQTRWNVSEISYTLGFEEIAHFSNFFKKKTSFTPLEFRS, from the coding sequence ATGGAGAAAATAGCGCATTCCTCATTAGAAGATTTTTACAGGGAAATGACTGCCAAGCTCGGTAAAAGCCTGGAAGATATTTTTCCCAAAGGACTCCATAAAGACCTCGGGCATTTTAACGTGTTTGATATAGCACAAACTATTGAACGAATAAAAACTACTTCCGAAATGCCTTATAACAGGCGGAAGTATTATAAAATAAGCCTAATCAGAGGGAAAAACAGAGCAGAATATGCTGATAAGATCATTTCCATAGAAAAAAACGCACTGTTGTTTGCCACTCCTAAAGTTCCTTACCACTGGATTCCGGAAGATGCACAGCAGTCGGGAAGCTTTTGTGTATTTACCGATGACTTTTTCATGAAAGAAACCTCTTATAATACTTTGGAAAATCTTCCTATTTTTCAGCCGGGAGCCATTCCTGTATTTGAAATTGATGATGAATTGGCAGATGAAATAGAACTTCTTTTTAAAAAAGTAAAAAACGAAATAGATTCAGATTATTTATTTAAATACGATCTGATCAGAAATTATGTCTGGGAACTGATTCATTATGGGCAAAAGCTGCAGCCTGCCACTAAAATCTCTATAACAAAAGATGCTTCCATGAGAGTGGTGTCTTTATTTATAGAATTATTGGAAAGACAGTTTCCCATAGAATCCATAGAGCAGAGATTACAACTGAGAACGGCAAATGATTACGCCGAAAGGTTGTCCGTACACGTCAATTATCTTAATAAAAGACTAAAAGAAAGTACCGGAAAAACTACTACAGAATTTATTGGCGACCGAATTATTCAGGAAGCAAAGATCCTTTTAAGACAAACCCGATGGAATGTTTCAGAGATATCCTATACGCTCGGTTTTGAAGAAATAGCCCACTTTTCAAACTTTTTCAAAAAGAAAACATCATTTACACCTTTAGAATTCCGTTCATGA